From the Pseudomonas monsensis genome, the window GGGTTTGCGGTGCCGGTGCTGCTCAACGGCGTGGCGGGGATCATCGCGGGCGCGGTGGTGCTGGCGGTGGTTTCTGTCGTCGGCAAAATCTGGCGCGCCTTGAAGAGCTAACCAGCGACACAAAACAAATGTGGGAGCGAGCTTGCTCGCGAAAGCGGAGTATCAGTCGACTTAAACGTTGACTGGACTACCGCATTCGCGAGCAAGCTCGCTCCCACACTGTTTTGTGGCAGCCGTTTTTACTCGGCAATCTGCAACTTGCGCGACTCGGTGTACACGTAGCGCACTTTCTCGTACTCGAACGGCGAGTTCATCTGGCCGTAGCGGAAGTTGGTCTGGTAGCGCTTGTCGACGGCGCGCAGGGCCCAGATCTCAGGATGGTTGGAGCTGACTTCCGAGACGTTCAGATAGTTGATCGCCGATTCGGCGGTGTAGTCCACCGCGAGCCCGGCGGTATCGCGGATGTTCGACGGGCCGAGGATTGGCAGCACGAAGTAGGCGCCGCCCGGTACACCGTAGAAGCCCAGGGTCTGGCCGAAGTCCTCACTCTGGCGCGGCAGGCCCATGGCGGTCGCCGGGTCCCACAGGCCGGCAATGCCGATGGTGGTGTTGAGCAACAGGCGTGCGGTGGTTTCCATCGAACGCTTGCCCTTGAACTGCAGCAGGCTGTTGACCAGGTTCGGCACGTCGCCGAGGTTGTTGAAGAAGTTGCTGACCCCGGTGCGCAGGAAGCCAGGGGTCACGTAACGGTAACCGTCGACCACCGGCAGGAACACCCATTGGTCGAAGCGGTAGTTGAAGTGGTAGACGCGACGGTTCCACGACTCCAGCGGGTCATACACGTTGAGCGCGTTGAGCGTCGAGCGCTCGAACTCACGCTGGTCCAGACCCGGGTTGAACTTGAGTTTGGACAACGGCTCCTTGAAGCCGTCGCTGTCGACCACCACCGGCGCGTTGGCTTTGCTGTTGTCGGCCTGGGCCACGCCTGCGCTGAGGAGCGCTGCAATCAGCAGGA encodes:
- a CDS encoding MlaA family lipoprotein; the encoded protein is MAKYLLLIAALLSAGVAQADNSKANAPVVVDSDGFKEPLSKLKFNPGLDQREFERSTLNALNVYDPLESWNRRVYHFNYRFDQWVFLPVVDGYRYVTPGFLRTGVSNFFNNLGDVPNLVNSLLQFKGKRSMETTARLLLNTTIGIAGLWDPATAMGLPRQSEDFGQTLGFYGVPGGAYFVLPILGPSNIRDTAGLAVDYTAESAINYLNVSEVSSNHPEIWALRAVDKRYQTNFRYGQMNSPFEYEKVRYVYTESRKLQIAE